The Mycolicibacterium brumae DNA window GGCGCAGCAACAACCAGCCCGCCAGCGCCGCCCACACCGGGTTGATGCTGGTGAAGACACCGAACATGTGCGTGGACACCCGGCGCAGCGCCATCAGGTCAGTGATGTAGGGCACCACCGAGGCCCCGATCGCGCAGGCCGCGGCCAGCGCCAACGCGGCCGGGGTGGGCGGATGCCCGATGAACCAGATCACCGCGATCGGCGCCCACAGCGCCGCGGCCAGCAGGCTCGCCACCGCGGGTCCCTGCAGGCCGGGCAGCTGTCGCCCGGCGGACCGGTTCAGCAGCACGTAGCAGCCCCAGGCCGCCGCGGCCAGCAGCGCCAACCCGACGCCGACGACGTCGGTGCTCGGGCCCGGATTGGTCAGCACCACCACGCCGATCCCGGCCAGCACGGCGCAGCCGATATCGGCGCCGCGCCGCGAACTAGCGACGGCGACGGTCAGAGGGCCGAGGAACTCCAGGGTGACCGCCAGCGCGAGCCCGATCCGCTCGACGGCCGCGTACAGGCTCACGTTCATGACGCTGAACACGGCGACCAGCCCGAGGATCGGCAGCCATTGCTGGCGGCTCAGGCCGCGGAAGCGGGGGCGGACGATCGGGGCCAGCACCGCGGCGCTGACGAGTTGGCGAACGGCGACCACCCCGACCGGTCCGATCACCGGAAACGCCATCGCGCCCAGCGCCGCGCCGGTCTGGTTCGCCGCCGAGCTGGTCAGCATCAGCGCGACGCCGACACCGCGCCGCTGCTCCTGCCGGTCGGCCGCGAGGGTGCTGGTCACGGTTGCCACGCTAAGCCCTGAACCAGCATAAACCTATTGCATATTTTGGCAGAGCTATACGATCTGGTTATGGATTGGACCCTGCGTGAACTGCGGTTTTTCGTGACCGCCGCGGACGCCGGATCATTCACCGACGCCGCGTCCCAATTGCACGTCTCCCAGGCCGCGGTGTCGCGAACCATCGCCGGGCTGGAGAAGACCGTCGGCGCCCAACTGCTGCGCCGGGTGCCCCGCGGCTGTGAGCCGACCTCCACCGGAGGTCAGATCCTGCCGCACGCGCGCCGGGTGTTGGCAGAGGCGCAGAGCTTCACCGAATTCCTCACCTCGCGGCACGGGGTGCTGCGCCTCGGGTACGCCTGGGCGGCCGTCGGGCGGCACACCGCAAGACTGCAGCGGGACTGGGCCGCGCGCCACCCGGACATCGAACTGCAGTTGATCCGGCACAATTCACCCAGCTCTGGACTGGCCGAGGGGCTCTGCGATGTCGCGATCACCCGGCGACCCGTCGACGACGCCCGGTTCGACGCGGTGATCGTCGGGCTGGAACGACGGCTCGCCGCCTTCGCCTCCGACGACCCGCAGTGGTCCCGACGCCGCCAGCTGCGGATGGACGATTTCGCCGACCGCACCATCGTCATCGATCCGCGGGTCGGCAACACGAGCGCCCGGCTGTGGGCGCACTCGGAGCGTCAGCCGCAGTTCATCGAGTTCACCGAGACCGACGTCTGGCTGGACTTGATCGCCGCGGGCCGCGCGGTCGGCACCACCGCCGAGGCCACCGCGCACCACCACCCGCGCCCGGGCGTGACGTACCGGCCGATCACCGACGGCCCGCGGATTCCGGTGACGCTGATCTGGTGGCACGACCACCGGCCGCGCGGCCTCGACGAACTCGTCGACGCGCTGACCCAGCTGTACGCGACGGGCTAACTGAGCACGCGCATCCACTGCCGGGCCAGCCCGGCGACCCAGGCCTCGGCGGCGAGGGGGTCCGCCGGCGGGCTGTCGACCAGCACCAACTGGTCGACGCCGACGTCGGCGAGGCGGCGCAGGTCCCCCGGCTCGGGATCGCGCAGGGACACCGCCAGCCGCAGATCGCCCCGGTCGCGGCCGGCTTCGCGGCACAGCCGCCGCAGCGTGGAGGTGCAGACCGCGGCCTCCTCGACGTCGGCCAGTTGGAAGCCGTACCAGCCGTCGCCCCAGGCTGCGACCCGACGCAGCGAATCCTCGTCGTTGCCGCCGAGGATCACCGGGATGAACCGCCGGTCGTCGCGCCACATCGCCCGGATGGTGGCCACGTACTCCGCGAACCATTCCTCGTGCTGGTCGAACGGCATACCCAGCGAGCTGAACTCGGCCAGCCGCCGGCCCACCCCGACGCCCAGCGCCAGTCGGCCGTTGGACAGCCGGTGCAGCGACGCCGCCTGACGGGCGACGATGACCGGGTTGCGCTCCGGCAGCGGCAAAACCCCGGTGGCCAGCTCGATGGTGTTGGTGGCCGCGGCGACGAAGCTCAGCGTGACGAACGGGTCGAGCCAATCCGGCGGGAAGTCGTCGTGCTCGCCGAGTTGGTCGCCGGCCCAGATGGTGGCGAATCCCGTTCGTTCGGCGGCAGCGGCCACCGCGTCGATCACGGTCCGTTCGGCGCCCGTGCCGATGCCCAGCGCGTGCAGTCCGACATCCACGCGCAGAAGCATCGCAGGTCAACCCACCCCGCCGGGCGACGATCCGATTGCGTTATGGCAACGGACAGCCGGAATCTAATCCCTGGAGTTCACGTTGATAGAAGCGCTATGATGAAACGTCCTGCCGAACCATCGGTGGGGCGGTGCGAGGGGCTGACAGGTTTCGACTTCGCGCATCGAATCAAGGGAAGCGTGCCGGTGCAGGCAAGAGACCACCGTAAGCGTCGTTGCAACCAATTAAGCGCCGATACCAATCAGCGCGACTACGCTCTCGCTGCCTAAGCGAAGCTAGTCCGTCAGACCGGGACCGCCCTCGACCCGGACCCTGGCGTCATCTAGAGGGATCAACCGTTGAATCCGGTCGCGGGATTCAACGGGACACCCAACAGCGACTGGGATCGTCATCTCGGCTCGTCCGCAAGACCGAGAGATCCAAGTAGAGGCAAGGCGGACTGCGCACGGAGAAGTCTTGAGGGAATGCCGTAGGACCCGGGTTCGATTCCCGGCAGCTCCACCGATAGAACACAGATAACTTCATATTCGAGACCTCCTTGCCGACGAGCAAAAGTGTCATACCCCTGCGGTACGACTGGATGCACAGGCGGTAAGGAGGTCTCTGCATGCGGATAGTCATGGTCCGGAGAAGCGCTCGCGAGGGCGAAGTTCTGCAAGCTCCCGATGGCGTGACAACGCTCCCATGGTCGTCGGTTGTGCAGGCGCTCGACCGGCAGGACATCCCGGACGGCCTTCCGTTCATCGTCGATGACGACGGCTCACTGACCGGCTGCGACCGACTCAACACCTACCTGCTGACCGCATGGCGTCAACGCGCCTACGACCTCGACAGCCTGCGGAGCTTTCACGCCTACCATCTCGCTCGGTTGCTGCGGTTCGTACGCCAGCGCCGCGGCGGGGAATTGGTGGACCTCACCGCCACCACGACTGAGGATCTGACCGCTTACCGGGATGCCCGCCAGCAGGAAGTCCTGGACAGCACGCTGGCTACCGAATTTGGCTGCTTCTCCTCGTTCTTCTACTACGCCGCCCAGATCGGCTGGATGGAGAAAGACCCGATCCCGCGCTGGGGCCGCAACAACCGCAACACTCTCATTTCCCACAAACATCGCGAGCGTAGAGCGCGATTCCTCAAGGCGGCCCAGACCAAGCACTTCCTCGAGGTCGGCCTGCGCGGTGACGGCTCCGACCCCGCGGGTGCGCCCGCCTACCCCGAACGCGACTACGTGTACGGGCTGCTACTGGCAACCACCGGCCTCCGACGCGAGGAGTGCGCGCTTCTCCTCGACGCCGAGGTTCCGGCCCCCGAAACGATGGGATCCGAGTCCATCCAGGTCTTCGACCGGCTCGGCAAGAAGCAGGTGGTCCGATCCATCTACATCACCGCACAGGTAGCCCACGCCACCGACCTCTACCGCCGGACGGAACGGCACCGCGTCGTAAAGGCGGCCCAACGCAGCCTCCGCGCCAAGATTCGTGACGGCTCTCTGCTGGTGGTCGATGAGCTTCCCCCGAAATCGTGGAGGGTTCCTTATGCCGCTTCCGGCTTGGTGTTGGCTTCCCTGATTTCGTAGTCGACGGGCGATAACCCGTCTGCGGCACTGTGCCGGCGTTGGTGATTGTAGAAAGTGTGACACCAATCCATGACCACTGGACGCGCATCCACAATATCATGAAAACGGTTGCGGGACAGCACTTCCCACTCCAGCGATGAGAAGAACGATTCCGCGACCGCGTTGTCGAAACATGATCCCACCCGACCCATCGACTGCCGGATCCCCAGCTTCCGGCACGTCTTGGCGTACAACTTGGAGGTATAGACGCTGCCCCGGTCGCTGTGGAAAATCACCCGCTGACCAGGATCTTCACGCCAGATCACCGCCCGGCCGCCGCGGACCGCCACGGCCATCTTGATCGCCGCGCACGCCAACTCGGCGTCCGGACGCAGGCCCATCGCCGACCCCAGCAGCCGCCGGCCAAACAAATCGATCACGGTGGCCAAGTAGCACTTCTGACCCGACTCCGTCGGAATCTCGGTGATATCGCCCACCCATTTCTGATTCGGCCGATCGGCGCTGAACTTCCGTTTCACCAGGTCAGGGAACTTCGGCGCCGACGGATCCTGAACCGTCAGGCACCGCCGCCGGCGGATCCGCCGCGCCACCAACCCCTGACGGCGCATCGAATCGGCCACCGTCTTCTCCGAGACCGCCCACCCCTCATCACGCAGGTCTGCGACCAACCGCGGTGACCCGTGCAATTCCCGGGCTTTGCCGAACGCCTCCTTGACCGCGGCGTCACGCTCAGCACGGCGGCGCTCCCGCTCAGTGTGCACACCGTCGGGGTCATCCGCGCGGGCGATCCACTTATAGAACCACGCCAGACTCACCCCCAGCAGAGCGCACGTGATCGTATGCGGCACACGGTATTTGGTCCTCTGGTCAGCGACAAAGCGTGCCACGCTCACTTCGTCGCCTCCTTCACCCACAGGACCACGGATCGCTTGAGGACATCACGCTTTATCTTCAGCCGCCGTCAGGGATCCCGGTGTGATCATGGTTGTTGCGTCGTGGACAGTGTCTTCGACGTAGTTGTCCGGCTGGCGCGGATTTGGCCGTGGAGATGGGCAATTTGACTGCGGAGTCGGTGGTTATCCTCATCGAGTTCCCGGATCCGTTGGTGAGCGAGGGTAAGCCGTTGCCGTAGCGATGCGTCACTGGCGGGTTGGGGAGATTTCGTGGGGTGGCCGGGCGCGGGCGGGCGTCGGGCACGGATCCTGCGGATTTCGTCTTTGAGGTCGGTTTGGGTGTAGAGCCAGGATCGTGAGACATCGGCGCGGTCGGCCACGGCCTGGAAACTGATCGCGGCGCCGGCCCGGTCGAGGTCATGTAGGGCGGCGATCGCTTTGGCTCGGGTCTGTTCATGGCGCTGCTTGGCCGCGGCGACAAGGTGAGAGCTGTTGTCAGCACGCATGTTTCGGGTCCTTCGGGGCGGATTCGAGTGCGGTGATGATGGTGTCGAGGTTGGCCAGCACGGTGCGGTTAGTCTGGGCCATCCGTTGTTGGCCGCGGGCTTCGGCGGCGGTGATCAATTGCAGGGTCTGGGTGCGTTGAGCGTGGTGCTGAGGCAGGAATTCGGGGGTGGTGATGAATACCGGGCAGGTCAGGCACGCGTTGGCGTGCGGGCAGGACTTCTGCAGTGGGAGACCGCAATACCCGTTGGGCAGTGTCATTTTCGCTCGGGCGAGGTTGTGGTTCATCCACTCGGCATCGCCGAGCAGCCCGTCGCCGCTGGTGTCGACGGGCTGGCCGTGGATATCAATTTTGCGAGCACGTTCCCACTGGGCACGGATTGTGGTGTCGGCCAGGCGGGCATATCGGGCGGTCATGGTGTGGCTGGTGTGATCGAGCAGCCTGCGGACGACTTCCTGGGAGACGTCGTTGTTGATCAGCCGGGTGGCGTAGGTGTGTCGGAATTGGTGCGGTGTGACTCTGACTGGGCGACCGAGTTCGTCGATGACAGCGATGTCGGCCAGCCATTGCCTCAGGCGCAGATCGAACGTCCCGGGCCCGATGGGGTGGCGGCCGTGGGGATTGGCATGGGTGCGCGTGATCAACACCGTGGAGTCGGGATGCTTTGTCAGGGTTCGTTGTTGCTGTTCTGCGATGGCTGCGGCGAGACGGTCGTCGATGGGCACGATGGCTTCACGGCGCATCTTGTGGTTGCGGTAACGCAAGTACGTCGCCCCGGCGGCGTCTGGGATAAGACAGTCGATGTTCAGCCGTGTGGCATCGCCGATCCGCAGCCCAGCGCCGATGAGGATATCGATGAGCAGCCGGATGCGCGGGTCAGCGATGCGATCGAGGTTCTCCGGGGTTTCGAGCTGGTTCATCACGAACTCCGGGATTGCTCGTGAGGCTGAGGACTGTTCGAGCTTGGGATGGTCGTCGGGATAGAGATCAGCATCGACGGGCAAACTTGCCCAACGGTGTTGGCGCACTCCGCGAAGGAATCCAGTCACCGCGCCGATGTCGCCGTGGCGGGTCTTGGTGTGGGGAACCTCGACTGCGAGGGCGGCCAGATAGGCCTCCAGCGCGGGCCGCGTCAGCGCTGCTGGGCTGTTCGAATCGCTTAGACCTGGTGTCAGCCGGGATAGCCGCAGAAGCGATATGTGGTCCTTGCGGACCTGCCGAAGTCCAATCCCACACGACAGCCGCCACCGGCACCAGCGTTTGACCAGGCCGCGTAGCCAGGTCGGTTGGATCGGTGTGAAGTCGAGTCGAGCGCCGTGGCCCGCCCCGGGGATTGCCAGCCGCCGCAGCAGCCACACGTCTTGGGGATACTCGGCGTCCCATCCGGTGCCGTCACGCAGGTCGAGCAGGCAGTCGATAGCGTAGCTGAGGAACGCCCGCCCGGTGCTAATCACCTTGGCGGGCAAGCCTTCTTGCCAACACGCCAGCGATTGGTCCAGCAGCGACACCTCACCGGATTCGGCGAGATGGTTCACCAACGGTTGGATCGCCCGCGGCGGGGTGCGTGCCCGCTCGCCGTCAACACGGCACTGCAATGCGTACTGGATCTCCACGCGCAGTCGCGGTGGCAGGGATCGCAAGTCGAATCGGTCCTCGCCGTAGTCAGCGCAGTATGCGATGAACTCCGTCGTCGACGGGCGCCCGCGCTGACGCCAACGAACGTGGTGGGAGCGGCACCAACCAGCATCGAGCTCAGACCACAACCCGCAGCCAGTCACCCCACACACCGCCGCAGCGGCCGCCACGGGCGGTGTCCAGGACGCCAGATCGGGACGGTCGGCACTGTCCCATTGGCGGGAATGCCGGTAGCACAAGTGATATCGGTGCTGACCGTATCCGCAGCCGACCACCGCGCAAATCTTCAACGGACGACGCCCGGCCACCATCGGGTCCGCTGAGCACGCCCAGTCCGCGAGGCCGGGGCGCCCCTGGATCGTCCAACGGCGATAATGCGGCTGACACAATCTGTCGTAGCTGGTCGAGCGAACACATCCGGCAACAACACATGCCGGGGTGCCCAGGATCGGATCGCCGATCGTAGGCACCAACACCTCAACCTGGAACTCAGGCCTCACCGCGGCGGCCAGCCTCTCGGCGAATCCACTCACACCGACCGCCGTGGATCGTGCCGCCGGTGTGCTCATCACAGTCCGCTGCCGTGATCGAGAACGCCTGCGGCCACGAGCGCTCGGCGAGCGTCCGCCACGCTCAGGTGCGAATACGTGTCACCGGTCGTGGCGATCGAGGCGTGTCCGAGCAACTTGCTGACCACCTCGACCGCGACTCCACGACGCAGCAGGCTCGTCGCGTATGTATGACGGAATACGTGCGGGGAAAACCGGATTCCTGTCCTGGAACGAAGCCGCAGCGTCAAGTCGTGAACGCTGCGGTAGGTCATCGGCGCCCCCACCGGATCGGCCCACAGATTGACGAAGACATAATCGCTATCGAGATCGCCGTACTCGACATGCAGGTAATCGCAATACATGCGAATCAGACGGCCCGGCACCGGAACTTGACGCGAACCGGACTTGGCCCGCGCCCCATTGGTATTCGCCCGGCCCACCACCGACACCACGCACGCAGCGGCGTCAATGTCCTCATGGCGCAATCCCAGAGCCTCCCCAATACGCAGCCCGGTCTCGGCCAGCACAGTGAACAACAACCGGTCCCGCAGCCGCTCGCACGACTCCAGCACCGCCGCCACCTGCTGCTCATCCAGTGTCGACGGCAACTGCTTGTCGGCGCGCAACCGGATCCTGCTGGTCCGCTCCGGTCGAGAACCCAAGTGCGCCAACAAAGGCCGCCACGAGCTACCGCCAGACCTGCGTCGCTGCCACGTCACCAAAAGATCACCCAGATCGACACCGTGACGCTGATGGAACTCATAGAACGCCGACACCGCCGACAGTTTCCGGTTCACCGTGGCCTCTGAGCACCCCGCCGACGCCAGGGTCGGCAGCGCCACCACGTTAGGCACATCCCGACTCTCTGGCCCCAGTCTCAGCCAGGCGACGAACCGGCCCACATCCTCCAGACGCACATTCGACCACACCAGACCCGCCCGGGCACAAAACGCGAACCAGTCCCGAAGATCATGGGCATACGCACGCACGGTGTTGACGGAGCGTTCCACCGCATGCAGATGAGCCAGGAACGCCTCGACCGGCTCCACCGTGCACGCATCGGCACCCACCACCGTCCACGATTCCAGATCGCCGAACGGCATCACCACCCGCTGCACCACGTAACCCGGCGAGGGCGTCATGGACACTAAAGATAACCGGTCCACGACGAAATACCCTGAGCCTCAAAGGGTGTGTCGACTACATCAAAGACACCCAACCAATGGGCTGTAGATAACACGCTCCATCCGCAGCTCAGCGACCTCACCGCGCAGGCGTTTGAGCTCCTCGACATCGTCGCGGCTCAACTCCCCACGGCCCTCCCGGGCCTCCCGGTCCCGAGTGACCCAATTGCCCAAGGTGCCCTCGTTGACCCCCAGATCCCGAGCGACCTGGGCAATCGGCTTACCCGTCTCATGAACGATCCGAACAGCTCCTTCACGGAACTCCCGGTCGTACTTCTTCCGTTTCTCTGACATCGCTACTCCTTATAGCTGATGCCTCTACGGTCTCGGGGGAAGGTCACGACGACCTAATCGAGCGGCGGGGAAAGCTCTACGTCGCCATCGGATCCCAGCGCATTCCACTGGTCCGGTTCACCAACAAGGACCGGGCCAAAGCCGTCCGGCTCCTCGATGACGGCACCATCGACCCACTCGCGTTGTTCGTATCCCGCAGCGGACTCCCACCCGGACTCGAACGCTGGAACCAACTCTTCGCCGACGCTCGCGAACGAGTCCGCCACTCCGGCCACCGAGACCAGCCGCCCCGCCACGTTCACGTCACACCTCACACGATGCGACATTCTTACGCGGTCCGGATGCTGGCCGCGCTCATGAAGGAAGGACGACAGCGCGCCGGAGACGCCTACCTGCTGCTGGCAAACCCCGTACTGACCGTCAAGGAACTCCTCGGCCACGCCAGCGTCCAGACCACCATGCACTACCTCCACGCCGCAGGCACATGGACCGAAGACGTTCCGGCCGCCCTCGCGGGAACCGCAGCCGACGTCGTAGGACATACCGATGACGACCCCGGCCCCGACCCCGAGACCATCGAGGACGACTGGGATGAGCCCGACGTTGGCCCCGATGCCGGAGACGTTCAGTGAGGGGCTCCTACTCGACCCCCGACGTGCCCGCGAATTCTGCGACACCGTCGGCGTCGAACGATGGCCGGTTCACCTTCGAGTGGGCCGTGTACAGCGACACACTGACCTACACCATTGACCCCTCGACGTTTGAGACACCGGTTATCGCAGCCGAACTCGCAGGGACTTGGCTCGAGGTGCTTACTGAGTTCGGGCGCATGGAGTACTCACTCACGTCAGGGCTTCTGAGCTTCTTGCGGTCGATGGGTACGCTACCGCTGACCGACGATCAGAAGACCGCATTCGCGTTGCGGGACTTGCGCCGGGCACATTTGGACCTGTGGGAACTCAATATGCTGGCTAGTCACCGAGAAGCGAAATCAGACACCGCCTATCGCAAAGTCGTCCACGTCTTCGCCCTCCTTCGACGGCACGAGGATGACCACCCCGGCACGCTTCATGAACAGATCGCCGATCGGTTGGCGCGACAACCGCGCTTATGGCACCACCGCAACGACGGACTGCCGCCGCTGAGCGAGCAGGAGACCCGCGCATGGCGCCGATGGGCTTACCAGAAGGCGAAAAATGCTCTGTCCCAGCCGGACCGAGGCATTACCGACATCGACGTCCAGACCGCCACACACGTACTGCTCAGCCTCGCAACCGGCGAACCGCCTGAGGTGCTCCGCGCCCTGACCGTTCACGACATCGAAGCCACTACCACGGCCGAAGCAGAGGACTCGGTGTCCACGCTGTCGCCGATAGACAGACTCCGCTATCTCGCCGAGAACGACCTCATCGACCTGCTCCGCGTCCGATACACCAAGAACCGCGCACACGAAACGTACGACGAGGTGTACGCCCGCCGTGACACCGCTCCATTCACCGCGTTTCGCTGGGCCGTGATGCTCAACGCAGCCGCCCGCGCCGAATCTGATAACCCCTCATTGATCCTGATGGAGGATGTTCATGGGAGAGTGAAGCAACCACCTTGGCAGCGCCTGGCTTACCGGCTATCTGAGATTGCCGCGCGGAACAGCCTTCCGCTATCGGGTCCGAACCAATGGGCACGGCTGCGCAAGGTTGCCACCACCCGCGAAGTGCTCGCCGACCCCAAGTCCTACCTGGCTAACGGGCGCCGCCACTCCGCGAAGACCTTCTTCGGCCACTACACCAACAGCACTGTTCTCCGCGCCGAAGCCGGCCGCATCCTCATCGACAGCGTCAACGACATATTCGACAGCGCTATCAACGGTCCGACCATCGTTAG harbors:
- a CDS encoding EamA family transporter, with protein sequence MTSTLAADRQEQRRGVGVALMLTSSAANQTGAALGAMAFPVIGPVGVVAVRQLVSAAVLAPIVRPRFRGLSRQQWLPILGLVAVFSVMNVSLYAAVERIGLALAVTLEFLGPLTVAVASSRRGADIGCAVLAGIGVVVLTNPGPSTDVVGVGLALLAAAAWGCYVLLNRSAGRQLPGLQGPAVASLLAAALWAPIAVIWFIGHPPTPAALALAAACAIGASVVPYITDLMALRRVSTHMFGVFTSINPVWAALAGWLLLRQQLAVHEWVGIAVIVASNVLVSARR
- a CDS encoding LysR family transcriptional regulator, with the translated sequence MDWTLRELRFFVTAADAGSFTDAASQLHVSQAAVSRTIAGLEKTVGAQLLRRVPRGCEPTSTGGQILPHARRVLAEAQSFTEFLTSRHGVLRLGYAWAAVGRHTARLQRDWAARHPDIELQLIRHNSPSSGLAEGLCDVAITRRPVDDARFDAVIVGLERRLAAFASDDPQWSRRRQLRMDDFADRTIVIDPRVGNTSARLWAHSERQPQFIEFTETDVWLDLIAAGRAVGTTAEATAHHHPRPGVTYRPITDGPRIPVTLIWWHDHRPRGLDELVDALTQLYATG
- a CDS encoding LLM class flavin-dependent oxidoreductase, coding for MDVGLHALGIGTGAERTVIDAVAAAAERTGFATIWAGDQLGEHDDFPPDWLDPFVTLSFVAAATNTIELATGVLPLPERNPVIVARQAASLHRLSNGRLALGVGVGRRLAEFSSLGMPFDQHEEWFAEYVATIRAMWRDDRRFIPVILGGNDEDSLRRVAAWGDGWYGFQLADVEEAAVCTSTLRRLCREAGRDRGDLRLAVSLRDPEPGDLRRLADVGVDQLVLVDSPPADPLAAEAWVAGLARQWMRVLS
- a CDS encoding IS3 family transposase, translating into MSVARFVADQRTKYRVPHTITCALLGVSLAWFYKWIARADDPDGVHTERERRRAERDAAVKEAFGKARELHGSPRLVADLRDEGWAVSEKTVADSMRRQGLVARRIRRRRCLTVQDPSAPKFPDLVKRKFSADRPNQKWVGDITEIPTESGQKCYLATVIDLFGRRLLGSAMGLRPDAELACAAIKMAVAVRGGRAVIWREDPGQRVIFHSDRGSVYTSKLYAKTCRKLGIRQSMGRVGSCFDNAVAESFFSSLEWEVLSRNRFHDIVDARPVVMDWCHTFYNHQRRHSAADGLSPVDYEIREANTKPEAA
- a CDS encoding DUF6262 family protein; the encoded protein is MRADNSSHLVAAAKQRHEQTRAKAIAALHDLDRAGAAISFQAVADRADVSRSWLYTQTDLKDEIRRIRARRPPAPGHPTKSPQPASDASLRQRLTLAHQRIRELDEDNHRLRSQIAHLHGQIRASRTTTSKTLSTTQQP
- a CDS encoding tyrosine-type recombinase/integrase yields the protein MSTPAARSTAVGVSGFAERLAAAVRPEFQVEVLVPTIGDPILGTPACVVAGCVRSTSYDRLCQPHYRRWTIQGRPGLADWACSADPMVAGRRPLKICAVVGCGYGQHRYHLCYRHSRQWDSADRPDLASWTPPVAAAAAVCGVTGCGLWSELDAGWCRSHHVRWRQRGRPSTTEFIAYCADYGEDRFDLRSLPPRLRVEIQYALQCRVDGERARTPPRAIQPLVNHLAESGEVSLLDQSLACWQEGLPAKVISTGRAFLSYAIDCLLDLRDGTGWDAEYPQDVWLLRRLAIPGAGHGARLDFTPIQPTWLRGLVKRWCRWRLSCGIGLRQVRKDHISLLRLSRLTPGLSDSNSPAALTRPALEAYLAALAVEVPHTKTRHGDIGAVTGFLRGVRQHRWASLPVDADLYPDDHPKLEQSSASRAIPEFVMNQLETPENLDRIADPRIRLLIDILIGAGLRIGDATRLNIDCLIPDAAGATYLRYRNHKMRREAIVPIDDRLAAAIAEQQQRTLTKHPDSTVLITRTHANPHGRHPIGPGTFDLRLRQWLADIAVIDELGRPVRVTPHQFRHTYATRLINNDVSQEVVRRLLDHTSHTMTARYARLADTTIRAQWERARKIDIHGQPVDTSGDGLLGDAEWMNHNLARAKMTLPNGYCGLPLQKSCPHANACLTCPVFITTPEFLPQHHAQRTQTLQLITAAEARGQQRMAQTNRTVLANLDTIITALESAPKDPKHAC
- a CDS encoding tyrosine-type recombinase/integrase, whose protein sequence is MTPSPGYVVQRVVMPFGDLESWTVVGADACTVEPVEAFLAHLHAVERSVNTVRAYAHDLRDWFAFCARAGLVWSNVRLEDVGRFVAWLRLGPESRDVPNVVALPTLASAGCSEATVNRKLSAVSAFYEFHQRHGVDLGDLLVTWQRRRSGGSSWRPLLAHLGSRPERTSRIRLRADKQLPSTLDEQQVAAVLESCERLRDRLLFTVLAETGLRIGEALGLRHEDIDAAACVVSVVGRANTNGARAKSGSRQVPVPGRLIRMYCDYLHVEYGDLDSDYVFVNLWADPVGAPMTYRSVHDLTLRLRSRTGIRFSPHVFRHTYATSLLRRGVAVEVVSKLLGHASIATTGDTYSHLSVADARRALVAAGVLDHGSGL
- a CDS encoding transposase, which encodes MSEKRKKYDREFREGAVRIVHETGKPIAQVARDLGVNEGTLGNWVTRDREAREGRGELSRDDVEELKRLRGEVAELRMERVIYSPLVGCL